A genome region from Mastacembelus armatus chromosome 8, fMasArm1.2, whole genome shotgun sequence includes the following:
- the LOC113140880 gene encoding protein TANC2-like isoform X3, producing the protein MSLRMPRQNSGTRSQHDHRVCFTPSLNLKPLHFEIPSFSSDWLFTGREWLFQEVDACLRSDDPSTRQGVVIVGNMGFGKTSIIARLVALSCHGNCIWPSVASNQTAPTHVETVSFSHDSLGRGGDDGTGGTCPGTPEMRRRQEEALRRLAGQVVSYHFCQADNCHTCLVPEFVHNMAAMLSASPQLSAYRELLLLSPQLQSMLSLRSCIQDPSAALQRAILEPLDMLYKDRKLHVEGAGLIVLIDGLNEAEFHRPDYGDTIASFLSHNIQKFPSWLKIITTVRTSQQDTTRSLPFHRISLDKMEENNAIDQDLQAYLMQRIQSSSEIQNNVSLSNGRLDNTALAKLISHLKNLSRGSYLYLKLTLDLIEGGYLVLKSSSFKVVPVSLAEVYLLQLNIRFPTQSSFQRVLPLLNITVASLHPLTEQQMFEVVNAGALSGGKLQWGEFVQRLEQLSSFLLRRGDGSRMLNHASFREWLVWREEGQDNRFLCDPRSGHTLLAFWLCRQEGKLNRQQTLELGHHILKAHIYKGLSKKLGVSSSVLQGLWLSYSTEGLSPALSSLRNLYTPNIKVSRLLIMGGADVDYRSSVLNNAPLLCVHSHLGHSDAVALLLDHRAQVDAQSQDGLTALGFAAAAGHLGIVTMLCQHGAKVGHMDSSGQCVLVHAAQQGHLDVLHFLLKHADWSCTCCCGRRGESRSQAVQQALIAAASMGHSEIVSYLLDLPEEDEEEEERPAVNTCDSLWGETALTAAAGSGRLSVCRLLLDQGAAVEQSNRCCVTPLFSAVRRGHWQVVELLLNHGAEANMVDQQGRTALMTAASEGHISTAQLLLDHGATLDQIDREGLTALSWACLKGQVPLVKELVEKGAATTHADRSGRTPLDLAAFCGDPEVVQYLVDHGALVEHVDCSGMRPLDRAVGCRNTSAVIALLEKGAKIGPATWAMATSKPDILMVLLSKLIQEGDKLYKQGKVREAAHSYQSALQKFPGDELKTFRQLRVCLLLNLSRCRRKMNDFSLAEEFATKALELKAKSYEAFYARARAKRSRRQFSAALEDLIEASRLCPSNREIQRLLSRVKEECWQVAKQHDSPPPSRHVYQQNGSIIEDRCRDSGCLPVQDRERLTEENEAKEEDGFHREEDATPDSSSFHPPPVVQSLETHCHPKVPSPSSLSPTHLYHNISSPIHSPSSSSPSHSAPPPSSSSYHHFSPPHSPVQHQQQASPVSEGISAVSGTAALHHYPQSISGLHHSDQKYLSSQRSFQQQNPVQGQWLQPAKVQVVRPSQTSFSSHSNVVFGGSSYSQFAHLPQELAELGEGISSSLLDGRPSLQLQTGMNSGSSYLVDNVDVDPVCQPRTASAFGQGAAGDRAGINRFAQTRQFSRNQSKAAYYPMEVTEATMGSADKFPSSHDYQYHHQGGLRRPVSVHPTSSSIPPSRSLIQNVSVRFSTSSGSLTGGKPANDGSGFRTSASAQHMDLASDEASVGGVTGYHDDLFLISSPQPEICMVGGGTYPGEVGRSARGTPFMGVIDKTARVHQQYQQQAPPSSSSCLSPSRSWAVSSVDTVVTSPSKPPTNQGGFSQPHPSSIAYHNRSNNNAHISHLLHDNQPDYYEALPSNAPQGEGLVDAISQNPSYLDMKLTQTLPVTHSCSDRWTERQTGPTSPVKPKRPFVESNV; encoded by the exons ATGTCCCTCAGAATGCCCAGACAGAATTCTGGGACTCGTAGTCAACATGACCACagag TTTGTTTCACCCCCTCTCTCAACCTGAAGCCCCTCCATTTTGAGATTCCCAGCTTCTCATCTGACTGGCTGTTCACGGGCAGGGAGTGGCTCTTTCAAGAAGTTGATGCCTGTCTCCGCAGCGATGACCCATCAACTCGTCAAGGCGTGGTGATCGTTGGCAACATGGGCTTCGGCAAAACATCAATCATCGCGCGTCTGGTGGCGCTTAGCTGTCATGGAAACTGCATATGGCCAAGCGTTGCCAGCAACCAGACTGCTCCTACAC ATGTAGAGACTGTTTCTTTCTCCCATGATTCTcttggaagaggaggagatgatggAACAGGAGGAACCTGTCCAGGAACtccagagatgaggaggagacaggaagagGCACTGAGGAGGCTGGCTGGACAG gtagTCTCATATCATTTCTGTCAGGCTGATAACTGCCACACCTGTCTGGTTCCGGAGTTTGTCCACAACATGGCAGCAATGTTAAGTGCCTCTCCTCAGCTCTCAGCCTATCGggagctgctgctcctgtcGCCCCAGCTACAGAGCATGCTCAGTCTGCGCTCCTGCATCCAGGACCCAAGTGCTGCCCTACAGAGAGCAATATTAGAACCACTGGACATGCTCTACAAAG ATAGGAAGTTGCATGTGGAAGGGGCGGGACTTATTGTACTGATCGATGGGCTAAATGAGGCAGAGTTCCATCGACCAGACTACGGTGACACAATTGCCTCCTTCCTGTCACACAACATCCAGAAATTTCCATCCTGGTTGAAAATCATTACTACTGTCAGGACCAGTCAGCAG GACACCACTCGTTCCCTTCCTTTTCACCGCATCTCTTTAGACAAGATGGAGGAGAACAACGCTATAGACCAGGACCTACAG gCTTACCTGATGCAGCGTATCCAGAGCAGCAGTGAGATCCAGAACAATGTCTCGCTGAGCAATGGACGCCTTGACAATACGGCACTGGCCAAGCTGATCAGCCACTTGAAGAACCTGAGCAGAGGCTCATACCTTTACCTGAAACTGACCCTGGACCTGATAGAGGGAGGGTATCTGGTTTTAAAGAGCTCCAGTTTCAAG GTGGTTCCTGTGAGTCTAGCAGAGGTCTACCTGCTGCAGCTCAACATACGATTTCCCACCCAGTCTTCTTTTCAGAGAGTTTTGCCTCTGCTCAACATTACTGTGGCATCACTCCACCCACTGACCGAACAGCAG ATGTTCGAGGTGGTGAATGCGGGCGCGCTAAGCGGGGGAAAGCTGCAGTGGGGGGAGTTTGTGCAACGGCTGGAGCAGCTCTCCTCTTTCCTGCTCAGGCGAGGCGATGGCAGCAGAATGCTAAACCACGCCTCATTCAGGGAGTGGCTGGTTTGGCGAGAGGAGGGGCAGGACAACAGGTTCCTCTGTGATCCAAG GAGCGGACACACTCTCCTGGCCTTCTGGCTTTGCAGACAGGAAGGGAAGTTGAACCGACAACAGACACTGGAGCTGGGACATCACATCCTGAAGGCTCACATCTACAAG GGTCTGAGTAAGAAGCTTGGGGTTTCCTCCTCAGTTCTGCAGGGGCTGTGGCTGTCCTACAGCACAGAGGGCCTGAGTCCTGCTCTGTCATCGCTGCGCAACCTCTACACTCCAAATATCAAG GTGAGCAGGTTGCTGATAATGGGAGGAGCTGATGTGGATTACCGTAGCAGTGTCCTCAACAACGCTCCCCTGCTGTGTGTCCACTCCCACCTGGGCCACAGTGATGCTGTGGCACTGCTCCTGGACCACAGAGCTCAG GTGGATGCTCAGTCGCAAGATGGTTTGACTGCACTGGGATTTGCTGCCGCAGCTGGACATCTGGGCATTGTCACCATGCTGTGTCAGCATGGAGCTAAG GTGGGCCACATGGACAgctcaggtcagtgtgtgttggtgcatgCAGCTCAGCAGGGCCACCTTGATGTGCTGCACTTCCTGTTAAAACATGCAGACTGGAGCTGCACCTGCTGCTGTGGTCGGAGGGGGGAGAGCAGGAGTCAGGCAGTACAGCAGGCTCTGATTGCAGCAGCCAGCATGGGTCACTCAGAG atagTGTCATACCTGCTGGATCTTCcagaagaggatgaagaagaggaggagagaccTGCGGTCAACACATGTGACAGTCTATGGGGAGAAACAG ctctaacagcagcagcagggagtggcaggctgtctgtctgcaggctgCTGTTAGACCAGGGGGCTGCTGTTGAGCAAAGCAATAGGTGCTGTGTGACTCCACTCTTCAGTGCTGTGAGACGGGGCCACTGGCAG GTCGTGGAGCTGTTGCTGAATCATGGGGCGGAGGCTAACATGGTCGACCAGCAGGGTAGAACAGCTCTGATGACAGCAGCCTCAGAGGGACATATAAGCACTGCCCAGCTGCTTCTGGATCATG gAGCCACTCTTGACCAGATTGACAGGGAGGGTTTAACAGCACTGAGCTGGGCATGTCTAAAAGGCCAGGTCCCACTGGTAAAAGAGCTGGTGGAAAAAGGTGCAGCCACAACTCATGCTGACCGCAGTGGACGGACACCTCTGGATTTAGCTGCCTTCTGCGGTGACCCAGAAGTG GTGCAATACCTGGTGGATCATGGTGCGCTGGTGGAGCATGTGGATTGCAGCGGGATGCGTCCTCTGGATCGAGCAGTTGGCTGCAGAAACACTTCAGCAGTCATCGCTTTGCTCGAAAAGGGAGCCAAGATAG gACCAGCAACCTGGGCCATGGCAACATCTAAACCAGATATCCTAATGGTTCTGCTCAGTAAGCTGATCCAAGAGGGAGACAAACTATACAAG caagGTAAAGTGAGGGAAGCTGCTCACTCCTATCAGTCAGCACTCCAGAAGTTTCCAGGAGATGAACTGAAGACATTCAGACAGCTGCGAGTGTGTTTGTTGCTCAACCTGTCACGCTGCCGCCGCAAGATGAAC GATTTTAGCCTTGCTGAGGAGTTTGCTACCAAGGCACTAGAACTGAAAGCCAAATCCTATGAAGCCTTTTATGCCAGAGCCCGTGCCAAACGCAGCCGCAG ACAGTTCAGTGCAGCCCTGGAGGACCTGATTGAGGCCAGCCGCCTGTGCCCGTCCAACCGTGAGATCCAGCGCTTGCTGTCCCGGGTCAAGGAAGAGTGTTGGCAGGTTGCAAAACAACATGATTCTCCCCCTCCTTCACGCCATGTTTATCAACAGAATGGGTCCATCATTGAGGACAGGTGCAGAGATTCAGGTTGTCTGCCAGTGCAGGACAGGGAGAGACTTACTGAGGAGAATGAAGCAAAGGAAGAGGATGGGTTTCATAGAGAAGAAGATGCTACTCCTGACTCATCTTCCTTCCACCCCCCACCTGTGGTTCAAAGTCTTGAAACCCACTGCCACCCAAAGGTGCCCtcaccctcctccctctcccccaCTCACCTGTATCATAACATTTCCAGTCCCATCCACTCCCCCTCCTCGTCTTCACCCTCTCACTCTGCACCTCcaccttcttcctcctcctatCACCATTTCAGCCCCCCTCACTCCCCagtgcagcatcagcagcaagCCAGCCCTGTTTCGGAAGGTATATCGGCAGTGTCAGGAACTGCAGCTCTGCACCACTATCCACAGTCCATCTCAGGCCTCCACCATTCAGACCAGAAATATCTGTCCAGTCAGAGATCCTTCCAGCAGCAGAACCCTGTCCAAGGACAGTGGCTCCAACCTGCTAAAGTCCAGGTTGTCAGACCAAGTCAGACTAGTTTCTCATCCCATTCCAATGTGGTTTTCGGAGGCTCCTCTTATTCCCAGTTTGCCCATCTGCCCCAAGAACTGGCCGAGTTGGGCGAAGGAATTTCTTCCAGTCTCCTAGATGGTAGGCCTAGCCTGCAGCTTCAGACTGGTATGAATTCTGGATCTTCATATCTAGTAGATAATGTAGATGTTGACCCAGTTTGCCAGCCGAGAACTGCATCTGCCTTTGGGCAAGGAGCAGCAGGGGATAGGGCAGGAATAAATCGATTTGCCCAGACTCGTCAGTTCAGCCGCAACCAATCCAAAGCGGCTTACTACCCCATGGAAGTTACAGAGGCTACTATGGGATCTGCTGATAAGTTTCCCTCTTCGCACGATTATCAATACCACCACCAGGGTGGGCTACGACGTCCAGTCAGTGTTCACCCAACCTCTTCCTCTATCCCTCCCTCGCGGTCTCTTATCCAGAATGTCAGTGTCCGTTTCTCCACAAGCAGTGGCAGCCTCACTGGTGGGAAGCCAGCTAATGATGGCTCTGGGTTCAGAACCTCTGCCTCTGCCCAGCATATGGATTTAGCTTCAGATGAGGCCTCTGTGGGAGGGGTTACTGGTTACCATGATGACCTTTTTCTGATCTCCTCTCCTCAGCCAGAAATATGCATGGTAGGAGGGGGGACTTATCCTGGAGAGGTGGGCCGGTCAGCTAGGGGCACTCCTTTTATGGGTGTTATTGATAAGACAGCAAGGGTACACCAGCAGTATCAGCAACAGGCTCCTCCTAGTTCCTCATCCTGTCTTAGCCCCTCTCGCTCCTGGGCTGTGTCTTCAGTGGACACAGTTGTTACCTCGCCTAGCAAACCACCCACCAACCAAGGAGGCTTCAGTCAACCACACCCCTCCTCCATTGCCTACCACAACCGCAGCAACAACAACGCCCACATTTCTCACCTCCTCCATGACAACCAGCCTGACTACTATGAGGCGCTACCAAGCAATGCTCCTCAGGGTGAAGGCTTAGTGGATGCCATCAGTCAGAATCCCTCCTACCTGGACATGAAGCTGACCCAAACACTGCCAGTGACACATAGCTGCTCAGACAGATggactgagagacagacaggaccTACCTCTCCTGTTAAACCAAAAAGACCCTTTGTCGAGTCCAATGTATAG
- the LOC113140880 gene encoding protein TANC2-like isoform X2, with protein sequence MFRNSLKMLLGGKSHKNNSGGSSIESDRSDVRMMEGFTRSLPSSPLLNLRLSKRTGEDEELGPPPSVDEAADALMTRLGFLLGEKIINREPGATYHAQDDGQRISPSSSLASSSTSPCSTLQPSAGGEANNNKQTSSNHACVTSPTSTLESRDSGIIATLTSYSESAAERNDSTKYPGDGYHDSSLNLWKEGGRTVVASTSSSCMVPTGISYDGFLYKVDDKMAASTYSLNKLHPERSSVSARSSGSTHSIPLYLMPRPNSVAATSSAHLEDLAYLDEQQRHIPSRMSLRMPRQNSGTRSQHDHRVCFTPSLNLKPLHFEIPSFSSDWLFTGREWLFQEVDACLRSDDPSTRQGVVIVGNMGFGKTSIIARLVALSCHGNCIWPSVASNQTAPTHVETVSFSHDSLGRGGDDGTGGTCPGTPEMRRRQEEALRRLAGQVVSYHFCQADNCHTCLVPEFVHNMAAMLSASPQLSAYRELLLLSPQLQSMLSLRSCIQDPSAALQRAILEPLDMLYKDRKLHVEGAGLIVLIDGLNEAEFHRPDYGDTIASFLSHNIQKFPSWLKIITTVRTSQQDTTRSLPFHRISLDKMEENNAIDQDLQAYLMQRIQSSSEIQNNVSLSNGRLDNTALAKLISHLKNLSRGSYLYLKLTLDLIEGGYLVLKSSSFKVVPVSLAEVYLLQLNIRFPTQSSFQRVLPLLNITVASLHPLTEQQMFEVVNAGALSGGKLQWGEFVQRLEQLSSFLLRRGDGSRMLNHASFREWLVWREEGQDNRFLCDPRSGHTLLAFWLCRQEGKLNRQQTLELGHHILKAHIYKGLSKKLGVSSSVLQGLWLSYSTEGLSPALSSLRNLYTPNIKVSRLLIMGGADVDYRSSVLNNAPLLCVHSHLGHSDAVALLLDHRAQVDAQSQDGLTALGFAAAAGHLGIVTMLCQHGAKVGHMDSSGQCVLVHAAQQGHLDVLHFLLKHADWSCTCCCGRRGESRSQAVQQALIAAASMGHSEIVSYLLDLPEEDEEEEERPAVNTCDSLWGETALTAAAGSGRLSVCRLLLDQGAAVEQSNRCCVTPLFSAVRRGHWQVVELLLNHGAEANMVDQQGRTALMTAASEGHISTAQLLLDHGATLDQIDREGLTALSWACLKGQVPLVKELVEKGAATTHADRSGRTPLDLAAFCGDPEVVQYLVDHGALVEHVDCSGMRPLDRAVGCRNTSAVIALLEKGAKIGPATWAMATSKPDILMVLLSKLIQEGDKLYKQGKVREAAHSYQSALQKFPGDELKTFRQLRVCLLLNLSRCRRKMNDFSLAEEFATKALELKAKSYEAFYARARAKRSRRQFSAALEDLIEASRLCPSNREIQRLLSRVKEECWQVAKQHDSPPPSRHVYQQNGSIIEDRCRDSGCLPVQDRERLTEENEAKEEDGFHREEDATPDSSSFHPPPVVQSLETHCHPKVPSPSSLSPTHLYHNISSPIHSPSSSSPSHSAPPPSSSSYHHFSPPHSPVQHQQQASPVSEGISAVSGTAALHHYPQSISGLHHSDQKYLSSQRSFQQQNPVQGQWLQPAKVQVVRPSQTSFSSHSNVVFGGSSYSQFAHLPQELAELGEGISSSLLDGRPSLQLQTGMNSGSSYLVDNVDVDPVCQPRTASAFGQGAAGDRAGINRFAQTRQFSRNQSKAAYYPMEVTEATMGSADKFPSSHDYQYHHQGGLRRPVSVHPTSSSIPPSRSLIQNVSVRFSTSSGSLTGGKPANDGSGFRTSASAQHMDLASDEASVGGVTGYHDDLFLISSPQPEICMVGGGTYPGEVGRSARGTPFMGVIDKTARVHQQYQQQAPPSSSSCLSPSRSWAVSSVDTVVTSPSKPPTNQGGFSQPHPSSIAYHNRSNNNAHISHLLHDNQPDYYEALPSNAPQGEGLVDAISQNPSYLDMKLTQTLPVTHSCSDRWTERQTGPTSPVKPKRPFVESNV encoded by the exons GTGAGGATGAAGAGTTGGGACCTCCTCCATCAGTAGACGAGGCGGCTGATGCTCTGATGACCAGGTTGGGCTTCCTGTTGGGCGAAAAGATAATCAACAGAGAGCCAGGGGCCACTTACCATGCCCAGGATGATGGGCAG AGGATCTCTCCTTCCTCCAGTCTGGCCAGTAGTAGCACCTCTCCCTGCTCCACACTACAGCCGTCTGCAGGAGGGGAGGCCAACAACAACAAGCAGACTTCCTCCAACCATGCCTGTGTCACCTCCCCCACCTCAACACTGGAAAGCAGAGACAGTGGCATCATAG cCACACTGACCAGCTATTCTGAGTCAGCAGCCGAGCGGAACGACAGCACCAAGTACCCCGGTGATGGTTACCATGACAGCAGCCTCAACCTCTGGAAGGAAGGGGGCCGTACAGTGGTGGcttccacctcctcttcctgtaTGGTACCAACAGGAATCTCTTATGATGGCTTCCTGTACAAGGTGGATGACAAAATGGCCGCCTCCACTTACAGCCTCAACAAACTCCACCCAGAACGAAGTTCTGTCTCTGCTCGCTCTTCAGGCTCCACCCACTCCATCCCGCTCTACCTCATGCCCCGCCCCAATTCAGTTGCTG CCACCAGTTCTGCCCATCTTGAAGACCTAGCCTATCTGGatgagcagcagagacacattCCCTCAAGGATGTCCCTCAGAATGCCCAGACAGAATTCTGGGACTCGTAGTCAACATGACCACagag TTTGTTTCACCCCCTCTCTCAACCTGAAGCCCCTCCATTTTGAGATTCCCAGCTTCTCATCTGACTGGCTGTTCACGGGCAGGGAGTGGCTCTTTCAAGAAGTTGATGCCTGTCTCCGCAGCGATGACCCATCAACTCGTCAAGGCGTGGTGATCGTTGGCAACATGGGCTTCGGCAAAACATCAATCATCGCGCGTCTGGTGGCGCTTAGCTGTCATGGAAACTGCATATGGCCAAGCGTTGCCAGCAACCAGACTGCTCCTACAC ATGTAGAGACTGTTTCTTTCTCCCATGATTCTcttggaagaggaggagatgatggAACAGGAGGAACCTGTCCAGGAACtccagagatgaggaggagacaggaagagGCACTGAGGAGGCTGGCTGGACAG gtagTCTCATATCATTTCTGTCAGGCTGATAACTGCCACACCTGTCTGGTTCCGGAGTTTGTCCACAACATGGCAGCAATGTTAAGTGCCTCTCCTCAGCTCTCAGCCTATCGggagctgctgctcctgtcGCCCCAGCTACAGAGCATGCTCAGTCTGCGCTCCTGCATCCAGGACCCAAGTGCTGCCCTACAGAGAGCAATATTAGAACCACTGGACATGCTCTACAAAG ATAGGAAGTTGCATGTGGAAGGGGCGGGACTTATTGTACTGATCGATGGGCTAAATGAGGCAGAGTTCCATCGACCAGACTACGGTGACACAATTGCCTCCTTCCTGTCACACAACATCCAGAAATTTCCATCCTGGTTGAAAATCATTACTACTGTCAGGACCAGTCAGCAG GACACCACTCGTTCCCTTCCTTTTCACCGCATCTCTTTAGACAAGATGGAGGAGAACAACGCTATAGACCAGGACCTACAG gCTTACCTGATGCAGCGTATCCAGAGCAGCAGTGAGATCCAGAACAATGTCTCGCTGAGCAATGGACGCCTTGACAATACGGCACTGGCCAAGCTGATCAGCCACTTGAAGAACCTGAGCAGAGGCTCATACCTTTACCTGAAACTGACCCTGGACCTGATAGAGGGAGGGTATCTGGTTTTAAAGAGCTCCAGTTTCAAG GTGGTTCCTGTGAGTCTAGCAGAGGTCTACCTGCTGCAGCTCAACATACGATTTCCCACCCAGTCTTCTTTTCAGAGAGTTTTGCCTCTGCTCAACATTACTGTGGCATCACTCCACCCACTGACCGAACAGCAG ATGTTCGAGGTGGTGAATGCGGGCGCGCTAAGCGGGGGAAAGCTGCAGTGGGGGGAGTTTGTGCAACGGCTGGAGCAGCTCTCCTCTTTCCTGCTCAGGCGAGGCGATGGCAGCAGAATGCTAAACCACGCCTCATTCAGGGAGTGGCTGGTTTGGCGAGAGGAGGGGCAGGACAACAGGTTCCTCTGTGATCCAAG GAGCGGACACACTCTCCTGGCCTTCTGGCTTTGCAGACAGGAAGGGAAGTTGAACCGACAACAGACACTGGAGCTGGGACATCACATCCTGAAGGCTCACATCTACAAG GGTCTGAGTAAGAAGCTTGGGGTTTCCTCCTCAGTTCTGCAGGGGCTGTGGCTGTCCTACAGCACAGAGGGCCTGAGTCCTGCTCTGTCATCGCTGCGCAACCTCTACACTCCAAATATCAAG GTGAGCAGGTTGCTGATAATGGGAGGAGCTGATGTGGATTACCGTAGCAGTGTCCTCAACAACGCTCCCCTGCTGTGTGTCCACTCCCACCTGGGCCACAGTGATGCTGTGGCACTGCTCCTGGACCACAGAGCTCAG GTGGATGCTCAGTCGCAAGATGGTTTGACTGCACTGGGATTTGCTGCCGCAGCTGGACATCTGGGCATTGTCACCATGCTGTGTCAGCATGGAGCTAAG GTGGGCCACATGGACAgctcaggtcagtgtgtgttggtgcatgCAGCTCAGCAGGGCCACCTTGATGTGCTGCACTTCCTGTTAAAACATGCAGACTGGAGCTGCACCTGCTGCTGTGGTCGGAGGGGGGAGAGCAGGAGTCAGGCAGTACAGCAGGCTCTGATTGCAGCAGCCAGCATGGGTCACTCAGAG atagTGTCATACCTGCTGGATCTTCcagaagaggatgaagaagaggaggagagaccTGCGGTCAACACATGTGACAGTCTATGGGGAGAAACAG ctctaacagcagcagcagggagtggcaggctgtctgtctgcaggctgCTGTTAGACCAGGGGGCTGCTGTTGAGCAAAGCAATAGGTGCTGTGTGACTCCACTCTTCAGTGCTGTGAGACGGGGCCACTGGCAG GTCGTGGAGCTGTTGCTGAATCATGGGGCGGAGGCTAACATGGTCGACCAGCAGGGTAGAACAGCTCTGATGACAGCAGCCTCAGAGGGACATATAAGCACTGCCCAGCTGCTTCTGGATCATG gAGCCACTCTTGACCAGATTGACAGGGAGGGTTTAACAGCACTGAGCTGGGCATGTCTAAAAGGCCAGGTCCCACTGGTAAAAGAGCTGGTGGAAAAAGGTGCAGCCACAACTCATGCTGACCGCAGTGGACGGACACCTCTGGATTTAGCTGCCTTCTGCGGTGACCCAGAAGTG GTGCAATACCTGGTGGATCATGGTGCGCTGGTGGAGCATGTGGATTGCAGCGGGATGCGTCCTCTGGATCGAGCAGTTGGCTGCAGAAACACTTCAGCAGTCATCGCTTTGCTCGAAAAGGGAGCCAAGATAG gACCAGCAACCTGGGCCATGGCAACATCTAAACCAGATATCCTAATGGTTCTGCTCAGTAAGCTGATCCAAGAGGGAGACAAACTATACAAG caagGTAAAGTGAGGGAAGCTGCTCACTCCTATCAGTCAGCACTCCAGAAGTTTCCAGGAGATGAACTGAAGACATTCAGACAGCTGCGAGTGTGTTTGTTGCTCAACCTGTCACGCTGCCGCCGCAAGATGAAC GATTTTAGCCTTGCTGAGGAGTTTGCTACCAAGGCACTAGAACTGAAAGCCAAATCCTATGAAGCCTTTTATGCCAGAGCCCGTGCCAAACGCAGCCGCAG ACAGTTCAGTGCAGCCCTGGAGGACCTGATTGAGGCCAGCCGCCTGTGCCCGTCCAACCGTGAGATCCAGCGCTTGCTGTCCCGGGTCAAGGAAGAGTGTTGGCAGGTTGCAAAACAACATGATTCTCCCCCTCCTTCACGCCATGTTTATCAACAGAATGGGTCCATCATTGAGGACAGGTGCAGAGATTCAGGTTGTCTGCCAGTGCAGGACAGGGAGAGACTTACTGAGGAGAATGAAGCAAAGGAAGAGGATGGGTTTCATAGAGAAGAAGATGCTACTCCTGACTCATCTTCCTTCCACCCCCCACCTGTGGTTCAAAGTCTTGAAACCCACTGCCACCCAAAGGTGCCCtcaccctcctccctctcccccaCTCACCTGTATCATAACATTTCCAGTCCCATCCACTCCCCCTCCTCGTCTTCACCCTCTCACTCTGCACCTCcaccttcttcctcctcctatCACCATTTCAGCCCCCCTCACTCCCCagtgcagcatcagcagcaagCCAGCCCTGTTTCGGAAGGTATATCGGCAGTGTCAGGAACTGCAGCTCTGCACCACTATCCACAGTCCATCTCAGGCCTCCACCATTCAGACCAGAAATATCTGTCCAGTCAGAGATCCTTCCAGCAGCAGAACCCTGTCCAAGGACAGTGGCTCCAACCTGCTAAAGTCCAGGTTGTCAGACCAAGTCAGACTAGTTTCTCATCCCATTCCAATGTGGTTTTCGGAGGCTCCTCTTATTCCCAGTTTGCCCATCTGCCCCAAGAACTGGCCGAGTTGGGCGAAGGAATTTCTTCCAGTCTCCTAGATGGTAGGCCTAGCCTGCAGCTTCAGACTGGTATGAATTCTGGATCTTCATATCTAGTAGATAATGTAGATGTTGACCCAGTTTGCCAGCCGAGAACTGCATCTGCCTTTGGGCAAGGAGCAGCAGGGGATAGGGCAGGAATAAATCGATTTGCCCAGACTCGTCAGTTCAGCCGCAACCAATCCAAAGCGGCTTACTACCCCATGGAAGTTACAGAGGCTACTATGGGATCTGCTGATAAGTTTCCCTCTTCGCACGATTATCAATACCACCACCAGGGTGGGCTACGACGTCCAGTCAGTGTTCACCCAACCTCTTCCTCTATCCCTCCCTCGCGGTCTCTTATCCAGAATGTCAGTGTCCGTTTCTCCACAAGCAGTGGCAGCCTCACTGGTGGGAAGCCAGCTAATGATGGCTCTGGGTTCAGAACCTCTGCCTCTGCCCAGCATATGGATTTAGCTTCAGATGAGGCCTCTGTGGGAGGGGTTACTGGTTACCATGATGACCTTTTTCTGATCTCCTCTCCTCAGCCAGAAATATGCATGGTAGGAGGGGGGACTTATCCTGGAGAGGTGGGCCGGTCAGCTAGGGGCACTCCTTTTATGGGTGTTATTGATAAGACAGCAAGGGTACACCAGCAGTATCAGCAACAGGCTCCTCCTAGTTCCTCATCCTGTCTTAGCCCCTCTCGCTCCTGGGCTGTGTCTTCAGTGGACACAGTTGTTACCTCGCCTAGCAAACCACCCACCAACCAAGGAGGCTTCAGTCAACCACACCCCTCCTCCATTGCCTACCACAACCGCAGCAACAACAACGCCCACATTTCTCACCTCCTCCATGACAACCAGCCTGACTACTATGAGGCGCTACCAAGCAATGCTCCTCAGGGTGAAGGCTTAGTGGATGCCATCAGTCAGAATCCCTCCTACCTGGACATGAAGCTGACCCAAACACTGCCAGTGACACATAGCTGCTCAGACAGATggactgagagacagacaggaccTACCTCTCCTGTTAAACCAAAAAGACCCTTTGTCGAGTCCAATGTATAG